A single window of Streptomyces diastaticus subsp. diastaticus DNA harbors:
- a CDS encoding ABC transporter substrate-binding protein has product MRTRSRTARKAVVLAAVAALGTSLLAGCASDDEPGAAGSASGSDKGKTTLTVGVFGAFGLKEAGLYDQYMKENKDVVIKQTSIERNENYYPQLLTHLGTGSGLADIQAVEANNIAEIVLTQGDKLEDLSKAPGADKSAFLDWKWEQGTTEAGKTVALGTDTGPQGICYRKDLFEKAGLPTDREEVGKLWAGDWDKYLDAGRKFKKNAPKGAKFVDGAPGVMAAVTGSAETRFYDDKGEVVYKSNPAVKEAWDLAAEFASEGLTAKLQQFTPGWDQGFSNGTFATVSCPAWMLGYIQDKGGEKGADKWDVAQAPKPSNWGGSFLTVPSAGKNTEEAAKLAAWLTAPEQQAKLFAERGSFPSAQAAFDLPEIADAKHEYFDDAPIGKIFAEAAEGAPVQILGPKDLVIAQNLADVGMLQVDQKGKSSEEGWKAAVKAIDNALDQ; this is encoded by the coding sequence ATGCGTACGAGAAGCCGTACGGCCCGCAAGGCGGTGGTCCTGGCGGCCGTCGCCGCCCTGGGGACCAGCCTGCTCGCGGGCTGCGCGTCCGACGACGAGCCCGGGGCCGCGGGGAGCGCGTCCGGTTCGGACAAGGGGAAGACCACGCTGACGGTCGGGGTCTTCGGTGCGTTCGGCCTCAAGGAGGCCGGGCTCTACGACCAGTACATGAAGGAGAACAAGGACGTCGTCATCAAGCAGACGTCCATCGAGCGGAACGAGAACTACTACCCGCAGCTCCTCACCCACCTGGGCACCGGCAGCGGCCTCGCCGACATCCAGGCCGTCGAGGCCAACAACATCGCCGAGATCGTCCTGACCCAGGGCGACAAGCTGGAGGACCTCTCCAAGGCCCCCGGCGCCGACAAGTCGGCCTTCCTGGACTGGAAGTGGGAGCAGGGCACCACCGAGGCGGGCAAGACGGTGGCGCTCGGCACGGACACCGGGCCGCAGGGCATCTGCTACCGCAAGGACCTCTTCGAGAAGGCCGGCCTGCCGACCGACCGCGAGGAGGTCGGCAAGTTGTGGGCGGGCGACTGGGACAAGTACCTGGACGCCGGCCGGAAGTTCAAGAAGAACGCTCCCAAGGGCGCCAAGTTCGTCGACGGCGCGCCCGGTGTGATGGCGGCGGTGACCGGCAGCGCCGAGACCCGCTTCTACGACGACAAGGGCGAGGTCGTCTACAAGTCGAACCCGGCGGTGAAGGAGGCCTGGGACCTGGCGGCCGAGTTCGCCTCCGAGGGGCTGACCGCCAAGCTCCAGCAGTTCACGCCCGGCTGGGACCAGGGCTTCTCCAACGGCACCTTCGCCACGGTCTCCTGCCCCGCCTGGATGCTCGGTTACATCCAGGACAAGGGCGGTGAGAAGGGCGCCGACAAGTGGGACGTCGCCCAGGCGCCGAAGCCCAGCAACTGGGGCGGCTCCTTCCTGACGGTCCCCTCGGCCGGCAAGAACACGGAGGAGGCGGCGAAGCTGGCGGCGTGGCTGACCGCGCCGGAGCAGCAGGCGAAGCTCTTCGCCGAGCGCGGCTCCTTCCCGAGCGCGCAGGCCGCCTTCGACCTGCCGGAGATCGCCGACGCCAAGCACGAGTACTTCGACGACGCGCCGATCGGCAAGATCTTCGCCGAGGCCGCCGAGGGCGCCCCGGTGCAGATCCTCGGCCCGAAGGACCTGGTGATCGCGCAGAACCTGGCCGACGTGGGCATGCTCCAGGTCGACCAGAAGGGCAAGTCCTCCGAGGAGGGCTGGAAGGCCGCGGTCAAGGCGATCGACAACGCGCTGGACCAGTGA
- a CDS encoding carbohydrate ABC transporter permease — protein sequence MSIAPSPAREESAPRSADPGPAKPGRRPRRSGAGRQLHGGRITYAVLGVVTLVSLFPLVWTAIAASRNNTRLAETPPPFWFGGNLFKNLEIAWTDANMGSALLNTLVVAGTVSVGTVLFSTLAGFAFAKLRFRFKNALLLLVIGTMMVPPQLSVVPLYMMVAKLSWSDQLQAVILPTLVTAFGVFFMRQYLLQALPTEIIEAARVDGANSLRVLWHVVFPAARPAMAVLGMLTFVQSWNDFFWPIIALTQNGSPTVQVALTGLGRGYIPDQSVIMAGALLGTLPLLIAFVVFGKQIVGGIMQGAVKG from the coding sequence ATGAGCATCGCACCATCGCCCGCCCGCGAGGAGTCCGCTCCCCGCTCCGCCGACCCCGGGCCCGCGAAGCCGGGCCGCCGCCCGCGCCGCAGCGGGGCCGGGCGCCAGCTGCACGGCGGACGCATCACGTACGCCGTACTCGGCGTGGTGACCCTCGTCTCGCTGTTCCCGCTGGTGTGGACGGCCATCGCCGCCTCGCGGAACAACACGCGGCTGGCCGAGACGCCGCCGCCGTTCTGGTTCGGCGGGAACCTCTTCAAGAACCTGGAGATCGCCTGGACCGACGCCAACATGGGCTCGGCCCTGCTGAACACCCTGGTGGTGGCCGGCACGGTCTCCGTCGGCACGGTGCTCTTCTCCACCCTGGCCGGCTTCGCCTTCGCCAAGCTGCGGTTCCGGTTCAAGAACGCGCTGCTGCTGCTGGTGATCGGCACGATGATGGTGCCGCCCCAGCTCAGCGTCGTACCGCTGTACATGATGGTGGCGAAGCTGTCCTGGTCCGACCAGCTCCAGGCGGTCATCCTGCCGACCCTGGTCACCGCCTTCGGGGTCTTCTTCATGCGGCAGTACCTGCTCCAGGCGCTGCCCACCGAGATCATCGAGGCGGCCCGCGTGGACGGCGCCAACAGCCTGCGCGTGCTGTGGCACGTGGTCTTCCCGGCGGCCCGGCCCGCGATGGCGGTGCTCGGGATGCTGACCTTCGTGCAGTCCTGGAACGACTTCTTCTGGCCGATCATCGCGCTGACCCAGAACGGCAGCCCCACCGTGCAGGTGGCCCTCACCGGCCTCGGCCGGGGATACATCCCGGACCAGTCCGTGATCATGGCCGGCGCACTGCTCGGCACGCTGCCGCTGCTGATCGCCTTCGTGGTGTTCGGCAAGCAGATCGTCGGCGGCATCATGCAGGGCGCGGTGAAGGGCTGA
- a CDS encoding sensor histidine kinase: MRWALVKVCLAVTAMVVVAFAVPLGLVVRETARDRAVSHAERQAAALGPALSVTTERAALERAVQFTTAGAEGRMAVHVPADGDRPALTVGTARASSRDLASTRRLARAVTTATPGGQLLLQPTALSGSRTAVVEVYVPEAEADRGVAAAWLTLAGVAVALVIGSVAVADRLGVRMVGPARRLAGAAHALGEGSLGVRVPEEGPAELRQAAVAFNSMADQVVELLANERELAADLSHRLRTPLTVLRLNAASLGEGPAAEQTRAAVEQLECEVDAIIRTAREQKPRTQADGSGAGCDAAEVVRERMEFWSALAEDEGRTARVAGVDRPVRIPVARGDLAAALDALLGNVFRHTPVGTPFAVDLHDGGEDTHSVIVLVSDAGPGIADPEAALTRGRDGAGGAPAGVGSTGLGLDIARRLAESTGGDVRIGRSVLGGTEVRLWLQLRHTGEGPVPAERRARRRETRRGRPARHGVPHSS; the protein is encoded by the coding sequence GTGAGATGGGCGCTGGTGAAGGTGTGCCTGGCGGTCACCGCGATGGTGGTGGTGGCCTTCGCCGTGCCGCTCGGCCTGGTGGTCCGCGAGACGGCCCGCGACCGCGCCGTCTCGCACGCCGAGCGACAGGCGGCGGCGCTCGGCCCGGCCCTGTCGGTCACCACCGAACGGGCCGCCCTGGAGCGGGCCGTGCAGTTCACCACCGCCGGGGCCGAGGGCCGGATGGCGGTGCACGTCCCCGCCGACGGCGACCGCCCGGCGCTGACCGTGGGCACCGCCCGCGCCTCCTCCCGCGACCTGGCCTCTACCCGCCGCCTGGCCCGCGCCGTCACCACCGCCACCCCGGGCGGTCAGCTCCTCCTCCAGCCGACGGCGCTCAGCGGCTCGCGCACCGCGGTGGTCGAGGTCTACGTCCCCGAGGCCGAGGCCGACCGGGGCGTCGCCGCCGCCTGGCTGACGCTGGCCGGGGTGGCCGTCGCCCTGGTCATCGGCTCGGTCGCGGTCGCCGACCGGCTCGGGGTACGCATGGTGGGGCCCGCCCGGCGGCTGGCCGGTGCCGCGCACGCCCTCGGCGAGGGGTCGCTCGGCGTGCGGGTCCCCGAGGAGGGCCCGGCCGAACTGCGGCAGGCGGCGGTGGCGTTCAACTCCATGGCCGACCAGGTGGTCGAACTCCTCGCCAACGAACGGGAACTGGCGGCCGACCTCTCGCACCGCCTGCGGACCCCGCTGACCGTGCTCCGCCTCAACGCCGCCTCCCTCGGCGAGGGGCCGGCCGCCGAGCAGACCCGGGCCGCCGTCGAGCAACTGGAGTGCGAGGTGGACGCCATCATCCGCACCGCCCGCGAACAGAAGCCCCGCACCCAGGCCGACGGCTCCGGCGCGGGGTGCGACGCGGCGGAGGTGGTCCGGGAGCGGATGGAGTTCTGGTCGGCGCTGGCCGAGGACGAGGGCCGCACCGCCCGGGTCGCGGGCGTGGACCGGCCGGTACGCATCCCGGTGGCCCGGGGCGACCTGGCGGCTGCCCTGGACGCGCTGCTCGGCAACGTCTTCCGGCACACCCCGGTGGGTACCCCCTTCGCGGTCGACCTGCACGACGGCGGTGAGGACACGCACTCGGTGATCGTGCTCGTCTCCGACGCGGGCCCCGGCATCGCGGATCCCGAGGCGGCGCTGACCCGCGGCCGGGACGGGGCGGGCGGCGCACCCGCGGGCGTCGGCTCGACCGGGCTCGGCCTGGACATCGCGCGCCGCCTCGCCGAGTCGACCGGCGGGGACGTACGGATCGGCCGCTCGGTGCTGGGCGGCACCGAGGTCCGGCTCTGGCTCCAGCTCCGGCACACCGGGGAGGGCCCGGTACCGGCGGAGCGCCGGGCCAGGCGGCGCGAGACGCGGAGGGGACGCCCCGCGCGGCACGGAGTTCCCCATTCCTCTTAA
- a CDS encoding response regulator transcription factor has translation MPHVLVVEDDQFVRSALIRHLTEASHTVRSVGTALEALREVAHHRYDVVVLDLGLPDLDGAEALKMLRSITDVPVIVATARDDENEIVRLLNDGADDYLTKPFSVAHLSARIAAVLRRARLAGPEAPPDRVLRVGGLAVDPLRRQAELDAVPLDLTRREFDLLAYLAGRPGVVVPRKELLAEVWQQSYGDDQTIDVHLSWLRRKLGETAAAPRYLHTLRGVGVKLEPPA, from the coding sequence ATGCCCCATGTGCTCGTGGTCGAGGACGACCAGTTCGTCCGCTCGGCGCTGATCCGCCATCTCACCGAGGCGTCCCACACCGTACGCAGCGTCGGCACGGCGCTCGAAGCGCTGCGCGAGGTCGCCCACCACCGGTACGACGTGGTCGTCCTCGACCTGGGGCTGCCCGATCTCGACGGTGCCGAGGCGCTGAAGATGCTCCGGTCGATCACCGACGTCCCGGTCATCGTCGCCACCGCGCGCGACGACGAGAACGAGATCGTCCGGCTCCTCAACGACGGCGCGGACGACTACCTCACCAAGCCCTTCTCCGTCGCCCATCTCTCCGCCCGGATCGCCGCCGTGCTGCGCCGCGCTCGCCTCGCCGGTCCCGAGGCGCCGCCCGACCGCGTCCTGCGGGTCGGCGGGCTCGCCGTCGACCCGCTGCGCCGCCAGGCCGAACTCGACGCCGTGCCCCTGGACCTGACACGCCGCGAGTTCGACCTTCTCGCCTACCTGGCCGGGCGCCCCGGCGTCGTCGTCCCCCGCAAGGAACTCCTCGCCGAGGTCTGGCAGCAGAGCTACGGCGACGACCAGACCATCGACGTCCACCTCTCCTGGCTCCGCCGCAAACTGGGCGAGACCGCCGCCGCCCCCCGCTACCTGCACACCCTGCGCGGGGTGGGCGTGAAGCTGGAGCCACCGGCGTGA
- a CDS encoding spermidine synthase yields MARGRAGKDRDRGRDRGEGRRRGGRDSLVEPVDGGTAELRPDPERPEGWTLLIDGAPQSHVDLADPAHLAFPYQRRLGHLIDLAAPAGRPLRVLHLGGGALTLARYTAATRPRATQQVIEKDAALVRLVRRALPVDPQARIKVREQDAREGLGRIADGWADLVVADVFSGARTPAHLTSTEFLTEVRRVLAAGGWFTANLADGPPLAHLRGQVATAAAVFPELALAADPVVWRGKRFGNAVLVAAGQPLPVGEFTRRVAGDPHPGRVEHGRGLRDFTGGAGAVSDAVAKASPVPPAGAFD; encoded by the coding sequence ATGGCACGAGGCAGGGCGGGCAAGGACCGCGACCGGGGGCGTGACCGGGGCGAGGGGCGGCGGCGCGGCGGCCGGGATTCCCTGGTCGAGCCCGTCGACGGCGGCACCGCGGAACTCCGGCCCGACCCCGAGCGGCCCGAGGGCTGGACGCTGCTGATCGACGGGGCGCCGCAGTCGCACGTCGACCTCGCCGACCCCGCCCACCTGGCCTTCCCCTACCAGCGCCGGCTCGGCCACCTCATCGACCTGGCCGCGCCCGCCGGACGCCCCCTGCGTGTGCTGCACCTCGGCGGGGGAGCCCTGACCCTCGCCCGGTACACGGCGGCGACCCGGCCACGCGCCACCCAGCAGGTGATCGAGAAGGACGCGGCCCTCGTGCGGCTGGTCCGCCGGGCCCTCCCCGTCGACCCGCAGGCCCGGATCAAGGTCCGGGAGCAGGACGCCCGCGAAGGGCTCGGGCGGATCGCCGACGGGTGGGCGGACCTCGTCGTCGCCGACGTCTTCAGCGGGGCCCGCACCCCGGCGCACCTCACCAGTACGGAATTCCTCACGGAGGTGCGGCGGGTGCTCGCGGCCGGGGGCTGGTTCACGGCCAACCTCGCCGACGGGCCGCCCCTGGCCCATCTGCGCGGGCAGGTCGCCACCGCCGCCGCCGTCTTCCCCGAACTGGCGCTCGCCGCCGATCCCGTGGTGTGGCGCGGCAAGCGCTTCGGGAACGCGGTGCTCGTGGCCGCGGGGCAGCCGTTGCCCGTGGGGGAGTTCACCCGGAGGGTGGCGGGGGACCCGCATCCCGGGCGCGTGGAGCACGGGCGCGGGTTGCGGGACTTCACCGGGGGTGCGGGGGCGGTCTCCGACGCCGTGGCCAAGGCATCGCCGGTGCCGCCGGCCGGGGCCTTCGACTGA
- a CDS encoding histidine phosphatase family protein codes for MAPRILLARHGQTEWSRSGRHTGLTDLPLLDEGRADAGLLGGRLEAEPFAGLPRAEVRTSPLVRAGETAELAGFGQRATPWDALVEWRYGDYEGLTSEEIHARRPGWLVWRDGAPGGESPQEVSDRADEVVAWARSADRDVLLFAHGHILRALGARWLGLPVSFGARIRLAPASLSVLGWSYGEPALESWNDTGHLAA; via the coding sequence ATGGCACCGCGCATCCTGTTGGCCCGGCACGGACAGACCGAGTGGTCGCGGTCGGGGCGGCACACGGGCCTGACCGATCTCCCGCTGCTCGACGAGGGCCGGGCCGACGCCGGGCTGCTCGGCGGGCGCCTGGAGGCGGAGCCGTTCGCCGGGCTGCCCCGTGCCGAGGTGCGGACCAGTCCGCTGGTACGGGCGGGCGAGACCGCCGAACTGGCCGGATTCGGTCAGCGGGCGACGCCCTGGGACGCGCTCGTCGAGTGGCGGTACGGGGACTACGAGGGGCTGACCTCCGAGGAGATCCACGCCCGGCGGCCGGGCTGGCTGGTCTGGCGGGACGGGGCGCCCGGCGGCGAGAGCCCGCAGGAGGTCTCCGACCGGGCCGACGAGGTGGTCGCCTGGGCCAGGTCGGCCGACCGCGACGTGCTGCTCTTCGCGCACGGCCACATCCTGCGTGCCCTCGGCGCCCGCTGGCTCGGGCTGCCCGTCTCCTTCGGTGCCCGCATCCGGCTGGCGCCCGCCTCGCTCTCGGTGCTCGGCTGGTCGTACGGCGAACCGGCGCTGGAGTCCTGGAACGACACCGGCCACCTCGCGGCCTGA
- a CDS encoding GH1 family beta-glucosidase has product MTSVPTAATSTTPADGEVPREAAALARQGRFPTDFLWGAATASYQIEGAVAEDGRTPSIWDTFSHTPGKTENGDTGDTAVDHYHRSAEDVALMAGLGLGTYRFSVSWSRVQPTGRGPAERRGLDFYRRLVDDLLARGIRPMVTLYHWDLPQELEDAGGWPERDTAHRFAEYAALVGEALGDRVELFTTLNEPWCSAFLGYGSGVHAPGRTDPVDALRAAHHLNLAHGLGAQALRASVPAGRTPRIAVSLNPSAVRARTAAPEDEDARRRIDALANRVFTGPMLHGAYPEDLFADTARLTDWSFVQDGDARTAGQPLDLLGINYYAPAIVSGGLVDGPRDDGHGASAHSPWPAADDVTFHQAQGERTAMGWGVDPSGLYDLLMKYAAEAPGVPLLVTENGAAYPDAPDAEGRFHDPDRIRYLHGHLSAVLDAIRDGADVRGYYLWSLLDNFEWSYGYGKRFGAVHVDYDTQVRTPRSSAHWYARAARDGVLPPADFRPEDAG; this is encoded by the coding sequence TTGACCTCAGTCCCCACCGCAGCCACCTCCACCACACCCGCCGACGGGGAGGTGCCCCGGGAGGCGGCCGCCCTGGCCCGGCAGGGCAGGTTCCCCACCGACTTCCTCTGGGGCGCGGCGACCGCCTCGTACCAGATCGAGGGGGCGGTGGCCGAGGACGGCCGGACGCCGTCGATCTGGGACACCTTCAGCCACACCCCGGGGAAGACGGAGAACGGCGACACCGGTGACACGGCCGTCGACCACTACCACCGCAGCGCCGAGGACGTGGCGCTCATGGCGGGGCTCGGCCTCGGCACGTACCGTTTCTCCGTCTCCTGGTCCCGGGTGCAGCCGACCGGGCGCGGCCCCGCCGAGCGGCGCGGCCTGGACTTCTACCGGCGGCTCGTCGACGACCTGCTGGCGCGCGGCATCCGGCCGATGGTGACGCTGTACCACTGGGACCTGCCGCAGGAGCTGGAGGACGCGGGCGGCTGGCCCGAGCGGGACACCGCCCACCGGTTCGCCGAGTACGCGGCCCTCGTCGGGGAGGCGCTCGGTGACCGGGTCGAGCTGTTCACCACGCTCAACGAGCCGTGGTGCAGCGCCTTCCTCGGGTACGGCTCCGGGGTGCACGCCCCCGGCCGCACCGACCCGGTCGACGCGCTGCGCGCCGCCCACCACCTCAACCTGGCGCACGGCCTGGGCGCACAGGCACTGCGCGCCTCGGTCCCGGCCGGGCGCACCCCGAGGATCGCGGTGAGCCTCAACCCGAGCGCGGTGCGGGCCCGTACGGCCGCGCCGGAGGACGAGGACGCGCGCCGCCGCATCGACGCGCTGGCCAACCGGGTCTTCACCGGGCCGATGCTGCACGGCGCGTACCCGGAGGACCTCTTCGCGGACACCGCGCGGCTCACCGACTGGTCCTTCGTCCAGGACGGCGACGCGCGAACGGCAGGCCAGCCGCTGGATCTGCTGGGCATCAACTACTACGCCCCGGCGATCGTCTCCGGCGGCCTGGTGGACGGGCCGCGCGACGACGGGCACGGGGCGAGCGCCCACTCGCCGTGGCCGGCCGCCGACGACGTCACCTTCCACCAGGCGCAGGGCGAACGGACCGCGATGGGCTGGGGCGTGGACCCGAGCGGCCTGTACGACCTGCTGATGAAGTACGCGGCCGAGGCGCCGGGCGTGCCGCTGCTGGTCACCGAGAACGGCGCGGCCTACCCGGACGCGCCCGACGCCGAGGGGCGCTTCCACGACCCGGACCGCATCCGCTACCTGCACGGCCACCTCTCGGCGGTGCTGGACGCGATCCGCGACGGCGCCGACGTGCGCGGCTACTACCTCTGGTCGCTGCTGGACAACTTTGAGTGGTCCTACGGCTACGGCAAGCGGTTCGGCGCGGTCCACGTGGACTACGACACGCAGGTGCGCACGCCCAGGTCCAGCGCCCACTGGTACGCGCGGGCGGCCCGCGACGGGGTGCTGCCGCCGGCGGACTTCCGCCCGGAGGACGCGGGCTGA
- a CDS encoding carbohydrate ABC transporter permease, whose translation MASEFSAAAPSPVEEGAAAPASGVAAAAGPPQDPGSQAADRRRRERRSRWYRRDVKWSPYAFIAPFFLFFAAFGLFPLLYTGWASLHRVELTAPNDMEWIGLRNYTRLLDDEFFWNALQNTFTIGILSTVPQLLMALGIAHLLNYRLRGSMFFRVAALTPYATSVAAATLVFVMLFGRDYGMINWFLSLAGFEHIDWQNGTFTSQLAVSSIVVWRWTGYNALIYLAAMQSIPSDLYESAALDGASRWQQFLHVTLPSLRPTILFTVVVSTIGAIQLFGEPLLFNGGGGATGGSEHQFQTLGLYLYEQGWTNLHLGRASAIAWAMFLLLIVIGLVSLAVTRWLRRGEGKA comes from the coding sequence ATGGCGAGTGAATTCTCGGCGGCCGCGCCCTCCCCGGTGGAGGAGGGCGCGGCGGCCCCCGCGAGCGGGGTGGCGGCGGCCGCGGGGCCGCCCCAGGACCCCGGCAGTCAGGCGGCCGACCGGCGGCGGCGCGAGCGGCGCTCCCGCTGGTACCGGCGGGACGTGAAGTGGAGCCCGTACGCGTTCATCGCGCCGTTCTTCCTCTTCTTCGCGGCCTTCGGCCTCTTCCCGCTGCTCTACACCGGGTGGGCCTCGCTCCACCGGGTGGAGCTGACGGCCCCCAACGACATGGAGTGGATCGGGCTGCGCAACTACACGCGCCTGCTCGACGACGAGTTCTTCTGGAACGCGCTCCAGAACACCTTCACCATCGGCATCCTCTCCACGGTGCCGCAGCTGCTGATGGCGCTGGGCATCGCGCACCTGCTCAACTACCGGCTGCGCGGCTCGATGTTCTTCCGGGTGGCGGCGCTCACCCCGTACGCGACCTCGGTGGCGGCGGCGACACTGGTCTTCGTCATGCTCTTCGGGCGCGACTACGGGATGATCAACTGGTTCCTGTCGCTGGCCGGGTTCGAGCACATCGACTGGCAGAACGGCACCTTCACCTCGCAGTTGGCGGTCTCCTCCATCGTCGTGTGGCGGTGGACCGGCTACAACGCGCTGATCTACCTGGCCGCGATGCAGTCCATCCCCTCCGACCTGTACGAGTCGGCGGCGCTGGACGGCGCCTCGCGCTGGCAGCAGTTCCTGCACGTGACGCTGCCCTCGCTGCGGCCGACCATCCTGTTCACCGTGGTCGTCTCGACCATCGGCGCCATCCAGTTGTTCGGTGAGCCGCTGCTGTTCAACGGCGGCGGCGGGGCGACCGGCGGCTCCGAGCACCAGTTCCAGACCCTCGGCCTGTACCTGTACGAGCAGGGCTGGACCAACCTGCACCTGGGCCGGGCGTCCGCCATCGCCTGGGCCATGTTCCTGCTGCTGATCGTGATCGGGCTGGTCTCTCTCGCGGTCACCCGGTGGCTGCGCCGAGGCGAGGGGAAAGCATGA